From Candidatus Manganitrophus morganii, the proteins below share one genomic window:
- a CDS encoding flagellar basal body-associated FliL family protein, translating into MAEEEKKGEADKADKKDAKPPAKSKKMLFIIVGAVILLAAGGGVFFMMKKPSEETVAAVAAEEATPPKTESSGGKEAAGGKKTEEKGGVIFDLDPFVVNLADTPEIRYLKLTIKLELAKEEYTEEVTNRMPQIRDSLLILFSSKEYASIRTVEGKMELRDEILQRLNTILKKGAVKAAYFTDFVAQ; encoded by the coding sequence GTGGCGGAGGAAGAAAAAAAAGGGGAGGCCGACAAAGCCGATAAAAAGGATGCGAAACCTCCAGCAAAATCGAAGAAAATGTTGTTCATCATCGTCGGCGCGGTGATTCTCCTCGCGGCGGGAGGAGGCGTTTTTTTCATGATGAAGAAACCCTCCGAGGAGACGGTTGCGGCTGTCGCCGCCGAAGAAGCGACCCCTCCTAAAACGGAGAGTAGCGGCGGGAAGGAGGCGGCCGGCGGCAAGAAGACGGAGGAGAAGGGGGGGGTCATTTTCGATTTGGATCCCTTCGTCGTCAATCTGGCCGATACCCCGGAGATCCGGTACCTTAAGCTGACGATCAAGTTGGAGCTGGCGAAGGAGGAATATACCGAGGAGGTGACAAATCGGATGCCTCAAATCCGCGATTCGCTGCTGATTCTTTTCAGCAGCAAAGAGTATGCGAGTATCCGAACCGTTGAGGGAAAAATGGAGCTCCGCGATGAGATTCTCCAAAGGTTAAATACGATCTTAAAAAAGGGAGCGGTGAAGGCGGCGTATTTTACCGATTTTGTGGCGCAATAG
- the flhA gene encoding flagellar biosynthesis protein FlhA has product MAETVTQEAPAGSWLKNGDIVLSLGVVGILMLMILPLPRVLVDLLLAFNLSVALIVLFVSMYTLRPMEFSAFPSVLLLVTLFRLALNIATTRLILLHGSEGIDAAGQVIKTFGNFVVGGNYTVGLVVFAILVVINFVVITKGAGRIAEVAARFMLDAMPGKQMSIDADLNAGLIDEKEARRRRKAVSQEADFYGAMDGASKFVRGDAIAAILIIFVNIIGGLIIGVLQQGMSFMAAAQNYTLLTIGEGLITQIPALIISTSAGIVVSRAAAESNLGAEVTRQILVHPRAIMGAASIIFLFGLMPGLPHLAFLTLAAGIGYLGYTAQKVKDEAAAAEAKPAAKETAAPMIPEKQEWIVPLDLMELNVGYGLISFVDEAQGGELLKRITAIRKQLALELGFVVPPIHIRDNLQIKPNEYLILIKGVEVARGDLLPGHYLAMNPSGVDRGIGGIETKEPCFGLPALWITEKEKERAQTAGYTVVDAPSIVATHLTEILRGHAHELLGRQEVQQLIERFGREAPKVVEELIPTLLPLGGVVKVLSNLLRERVPIRDLRTILETLADTAPTTKDPDLLTESVRQALGRTITRQHQTSDRTLPVIGIDPLLDQRIASSIQQTAQGSVLTLDPLLAQKVLLRIRQAVEQVSMKGTPPVVLCSPMIRPHLRKLVERFIPNLVILSSSEVVSPIRIQSIETVKVTDAD; this is encoded by the coding sequence ATGGCAGAAACCGTCACACAAGAAGCGCCGGCCGGATCGTGGCTGAAGAACGGGGACATCGTTCTGAGCCTCGGGGTGGTGGGGATTTTAATGCTGATGATCCTCCCCCTGCCGAGGGTGCTCGTCGATCTTCTTCTCGCCTTCAATCTGAGTGTGGCGCTGATCGTTCTCTTCGTTTCGATGTATACCCTCCGGCCGATGGAGTTTTCCGCTTTCCCCTCGGTCCTCCTTCTTGTGACCCTCTTCCGTCTCGCGCTCAACATCGCGACGACGCGGCTGATCCTCCTCCACGGAAGCGAAGGGATCGACGCGGCGGGGCAGGTGATCAAGACCTTCGGAAACTTCGTCGTCGGCGGCAACTATACCGTCGGGCTCGTCGTCTTCGCCATCCTCGTCGTCATCAACTTTGTCGTCATCACGAAGGGCGCCGGCCGGATCGCCGAGGTCGCCGCGCGCTTCATGTTGGATGCGATGCCGGGGAAGCAGATGAGCATCGACGCCGATCTGAACGCCGGATTGATCGATGAAAAAGAGGCGCGCCGGCGGCGGAAAGCGGTCTCACAGGAGGCCGACTTTTACGGCGCCATGGACGGGGCGAGCAAATTCGTCCGCGGCGACGCGATCGCCGCCATCTTGATCATCTTCGTCAACATCATCGGCGGATTGATCATCGGGGTTCTGCAACAAGGGATGAGCTTCATGGCGGCGGCGCAAAATTACACCTTGCTGACGATCGGCGAGGGATTGATCACGCAGATTCCGGCGCTGATCATCTCGACCTCGGCCGGTATCGTGGTCAGCCGCGCCGCGGCGGAATCGAATCTGGGAGCGGAGGTGACGCGACAGATCCTGGTCCATCCCCGTGCGATCATGGGGGCGGCGTCGATCATCTTCCTCTTCGGTTTGATGCCGGGGCTGCCGCACCTCGCTTTTCTGACCCTCGCGGCGGGGATCGGTTATTTGGGCTATACCGCGCAAAAAGTGAAGGATGAAGCGGCCGCGGCCGAGGCCAAACCGGCGGCGAAGGAGACCGCCGCCCCGATGATCCCCGAAAAACAGGAGTGGATCGTTCCGCTCGACTTGATGGAGTTGAACGTCGGCTACGGGCTGATCTCGTTTGTCGACGAGGCGCAGGGGGGGGAACTGCTGAAGCGGATCACGGCGATTCGAAAACAGCTTGCCTTGGAGCTCGGCTTTGTCGTTCCGCCGATTCATATTCGGGATAATCTTCAGATCAAACCGAATGAATATCTGATTCTGATCAAAGGGGTGGAGGTCGCCCGCGGCGATCTGCTGCCGGGCCATTATCTGGCGATGAACCCGAGCGGGGTCGACCGCGGAATCGGAGGGATCGAAACCAAAGAGCCTTGCTTCGGCCTGCCGGCGCTCTGGATCACGGAAAAGGAGAAGGAGCGCGCACAGACGGCCGGTTATACGGTGGTCGATGCGCCGTCGATCGTCGCGACCCATCTGACCGAGATCCTCCGAGGCCATGCGCATGAACTCCTCGGACGCCAAGAGGTCCAGCAGCTGATCGAGCGCTTCGGGAGAGAAGCGCCGAAGGTGGTCGAGGAGTTGATCCCGACCCTCCTTCCCCTCGGCGGGGTCGTCAAAGTTCTCAGCAATCTCCTCCGGGAGCGGGTGCCGATCCGGGATCTGCGGACCATCTTGGAGACGCTGGCCGATACGGCCCCCACGACCAAAGACCCAGACCTGTTGACCGAATCGGTCCGTCAGGCGCTGGGCCGGACGATCACCCGGCAGCACCAGACCTCCGATCGAACGCTGCCGGTCATCGGGATCGATCCGCTGCTCGACCAACGGATTGCGTCGAGTATCCAGCAAACCGCTCAGGGATCGGTCCTGACGCTCGATCCTCTCTTGGCGCAGAAGGTCCTCCTCCGGATCCGGCAGGCGGTCGAGCAGGTCTCGATGAAGGGAACGCCCCCCGTTGTCCTCTGCTCCCCGATGATCCGGCCGCACCTGCGCAAGCTGGTCGAGCGGTTTATTCCGAATTTGGTGATCCTTTCCTCCAGTGAAGTGGTCTCTCCGATCCGAATTCAATCGATCGAAACCGTGAAGGTGACCGATGCAGATTAA
- the flhF gene encoding flagellar biosynthesis protein FlhF, translating to MQIKKYEVFEIAEALQAIKKEMGPDAVILSTREIRKGDFGLLGRPMIEVTAAVDPPSPMQQQRERRETEERSDPVRGERSRRDVSTGESKGFGDLLEEAGRTGGADPAIGSVLEELRAVKESIEALRKSNLGMREELSAMKSRSHFPIPHTALGHPQSNDLHPTLTAIYRRLVLNGVDQTIASDLLQVMKRKLGPEDLWKEDFVENYLKEMIKGMAQAAVAMERPKQGGKVVALIGPTGVGKTTTVAKLAAHHFRKKGKVTLATLDTYRIGAVEQLKIYAKIIGAPVVVSEDRLKEAVARRQEGELILIDTAGRSHLNASQLESLAVLSRIEAPVETHLVLSSNTRERDLEEIIDRFSAVPISYFLFTKTDETRNYGSLLTAMRRKGKPLSYLTMGQRVPEDIEVATPKRIADLVLN from the coding sequence ATGCAGATTAAAAAGTATGAGGTGTTCGAAATTGCGGAGGCGCTCCAAGCGATCAAGAAGGAGATGGGACCGGACGCCGTTATTTTGTCGACGCGCGAAATTCGGAAGGGGGACTTCGGGCTCCTCGGCCGTCCGATGATCGAGGTGACCGCCGCCGTCGATCCGCCGAGCCCGATGCAGCAACAGCGGGAGCGGAGGGAGACGGAAGAGCGGTCCGATCCGGTCAGGGGAGAGAGGTCCCGCAGGGACGTTTCCACGGGCGAATCGAAGGGATTCGGTGATCTCTTGGAAGAAGCCGGCCGGACAGGGGGGGCCGATCCGGCCATCGGATCGGTCTTGGAAGAGCTTCGCGCGGTCAAAGAGTCGATTGAGGCCCTTCGGAAATCGAACCTAGGGATGAGAGAAGAACTATCGGCGATGAAAAGCCGATCCCATTTTCCCATTCCGCACACCGCACTCGGCCATCCGCAATCGAACGATCTTCATCCGACCCTGACGGCCATTTACCGGCGGTTGGTCTTAAACGGGGTCGATCAAACAATCGCGTCCGACCTGCTCCAAGTCATGAAGCGGAAACTCGGGCCGGAGGATCTTTGGAAAGAAGATTTTGTCGAGAACTATCTCAAGGAGATGATCAAGGGGATGGCTCAGGCGGCGGTGGCGATGGAGCGGCCGAAGCAAGGAGGGAAGGTGGTCGCATTGATCGGGCCGACCGGCGTCGGAAAGACCACCACCGTCGCAAAGTTGGCGGCCCATCATTTTCGAAAGAAAGGGAAGGTGACCTTAGCGACACTCGATACGTATCGCATCGGCGCGGTGGAGCAGCTGAAGATCTATGCAAAAATCATCGGGGCGCCGGTCGTGGTTTCGGAAGACCGGCTCAAAGAGGCGGTGGCCCGCCGTCAGGAGGGAGAACTGATCCTCATCGACACCGCCGGGCGAAGCCATCTGAACGCTTCGCAGCTGGAATCGCTGGCGGTCCTCTCCCGGATCGAGGCGCCGGTCGAGACCCATCTAGTCCTCTCCTCCAACACCCGGGAGCGCGATCTGGAAGAGATCATCGATCGTTTCTCCGCCGTTCCGATCAGCTATTTTCTCTTTACCAAAACGGATGAAACCCGAAACTACGGATCCCTTTTAACCGCGATGAGAAGAAAAGGAAAGCCGCTTTCGTATTTAACCATGGGACAACGGGTTCCGGAGGATATCGAGGTTGCAACCCCCAAACGGATCGCCGATCTGGTATTGAATTGA
- the fliN gene encoding flagellar motor switch protein FliN: MADEDPKAGPGGGAQKPAAAPAAGAAKKPAGAEAKPPSFAPLEQKKTGAPVGNLDFILDIPLEIRVELGNAKILIRDLLQLGQGSVVELEKLSGEPLEVFIGDKLVARGEVVVVNEKFGIRLTDIVSAAERIKQLSKG, translated from the coding sequence ATGGCAGATGAGGATCCCAAGGCCGGACCGGGGGGCGGGGCGCAGAAGCCGGCCGCCGCACCGGCGGCGGGGGCGGCCAAGAAGCCTGCGGGCGCGGAAGCGAAACCCCCTTCGTTTGCGCCGCTGGAGCAGAAAAAAACCGGCGCGCCGGTGGGCAATCTCGATTTTATCCTCGATATTCCCCTGGAAATTCGCGTCGAGCTGGGGAACGCAAAAATTCTCATCCGGGATCTCCTCCAACTCGGCCAAGGATCGGTGGTCGAACTGGAAAAGCTGTCGGGCGAGCCGCTGGAGGTATTTATCGGCGATAAGTTGGTGGCCCGAGGCGAGGTCGTCGTCGTGAACGAAAAATTCGGGATTCGCCTCACCGATATCGTCAGCGCGGCGGAACGGATCAAACAACTCAGCAAAGGATGA
- the fliQ gene encoding flagellar biosynthesis protein FliQ: protein MTMEFVVEMGQRTIETALLLSAPALLFSLAAGLLVSLFQAVTQINEATLTFLPKILAVALALLIFFPWMLSLLIEFTSRLLINLPNYVH, encoded by the coding sequence ATGACGATGGAGTTTGTGGTTGAGATGGGTCAGCGGACCATCGAAACGGCGCTGCTATTGTCGGCCCCGGCGCTTCTTTTCAGCTTGGCGGCGGGATTGCTCGTGAGCCTCTTTCAGGCGGTCACCCAAATCAACGAAGCGACCTTGACGTTTCTGCCGAAGATCCTGGCGGTGGCGCTCGCTCTGTTGATCTTCTTTCCCTGGATGCTCTCGCTGCTCATCGAGTTTACGAGCCGTCTGCTGATCAATCTTCCGAATTACGTCCATTAG
- a CDS encoding FliA/WhiG family RNA polymerase sigma factor, whose translation MAPDKESATRRKPVPPIDAASAEKLISEFAPIIRYLAQRLAFRLPPSLDVEDLIHAGVIGLMDAIGKYDPSREARFRTYAEFRIRGAMLDEIRSLDWMPRSVREKVTLFQRTLEKLSKDLGRVPSEEEIAAALEMDAAQFDAFLFQAKGISLLHLENVGLEEGDERRFIESLADLNAENPLLSLLAQGLRDRLVQAIDHLPQKERQVISLYYFDELTMKEIGQVLKVTESRVCQLHAQAIGRLKGALAERKE comes from the coding sequence ATGGCCCCGGATAAAGAGTCGGCCACCCGACGCAAGCCCGTCCCCCCCATCGACGCGGCGTCCGCCGAAAAGCTGATTTCGGAATTTGCGCCGATCATTCGATACCTGGCGCAACGGCTGGCGTTTCGCCTCCCTCCTTCGTTGGATGTGGAGGATTTAATTCACGCGGGGGTGATCGGGCTGATGGACGCTATCGGCAAGTATGATCCGTCGCGGGAGGCCCGGTTTCGAACCTATGCGGAATTTCGAATCCGCGGCGCCATGTTGGACGAAATTCGATCGCTCGATTGGATGCCGCGGTCGGTCCGGGAAAAGGTCACGCTGTTTCAGCGGACCCTCGAGAAGCTGTCGAAGGACCTGGGACGCGTCCCCTCCGAAGAAGAGATTGCGGCGGCTCTCGAGATGGACGCCGCTCAGTTCGACGCCTTTCTTTTTCAGGCGAAGGGGATCAGCCTGCTCCATCTGGAAAATGTCGGGTTGGAAGAGGGAGATGAGCGCCGGTTTATCGAGTCGCTGGCAGACCTCAACGCGGAAAATCCGCTTCTCTCCTTGCTTGCGCAAGGGCTTCGAGATCGGCTGGTCCAGGCGATCGATCACCTTCCACAGAAAGAGCGGCAGGTGATTTCGCTTTACTACTTCGACGAGTTGACGATGAAAGAGATCGGACAGGTTTTAAAGGTGACCGAATCGAGGGTCTGTCAGCTCCACGCACAGGCGATCGGCCGGTTGAAAGGGGCGTTGGCTGAAAGAAAGGAATAA
- the fliO gene encoding flagellar biosynthetic protein FliO, with protein sequence MDPFWNLIKVGASLLFVLGIMALTAYAAKRFLGSKLGRWRSQPLIQVLATTYLGPKKEIAVIEVGKEYLVVGITPTQISLLTRLEEPPLPSAPIETSAGPRT encoded by the coding sequence GTGGACCCCTTTTGGAACCTCATCAAAGTCGGCGCATCGCTTCTTTTTGTTCTCGGAATCATGGCCCTGACGGCCTATGCCGCCAAACGGTTCCTCGGCTCCAAATTGGGACGCTGGCGTTCGCAGCCCCTCATCCAGGTCTTGGCGACGACCTATCTCGGCCCGAAGAAAGAGATTGCGGTGATCGAGGTCGGAAAAGAATATCTGGTCGTCGGCATCACGCCGACACAGATCTCCCTTCTCACCCGGCTGGAGGAGCCGCCCCTTCCGTCGGCGCCGATCGAAACAAGCGCGGGGCCGCGAACATGA
- a CDS encoding MinD/ParA family protein produces MDQARTLRKWAEGSSGAPRQPRVIAVTSGKGGVGKTNVVANLAVAFSQLGQRVLILDADLALGNVDVLFGIVPPYTLEHVLLGEKSISEIMVQGPAGIRILPTSSGTEEMTQLTAEQKLILLSELDRLEEEVDIFLIDTAAGISSNVIYFNTVAQEIVVVATPEPTSITDAYAVMKVLSRQHHEKRFNLLVNMVRGAQEGKEIFKKLSRVADQFLGVAVDYVGAIPYDDYLRMAVCEQKTVVERYPSARSSLRFAELAREILQRPVSPIPKGNVQFLWKSFLFQNTERPRAPSGGGMKD; encoded by the coding sequence ATGGATCAAGCAAGGACGTTAAGGAAATGGGCGGAGGGTTCTTCCGGGGCGCCCCGGCAGCCGAGGGTCATCGCCGTCACGAGCGGGAAGGGGGGGGTCGGAAAGACGAACGTCGTCGCGAACCTCGCCGTGGCTTTCTCCCAACTGGGGCAACGGGTTCTGATCTTGGATGCCGATCTGGCCTTGGGAAATGTCGATGTCCTGTTCGGCATTGTCCCGCCCTACACGTTGGAGCATGTTCTTCTGGGAGAGAAGTCGATCTCGGAGATCATGGTTCAGGGTCCGGCGGGGATCCGGATCCTTCCGACCAGCTCGGGAACGGAGGAAATGACCCAATTGACCGCGGAGCAGAAGCTGATCCTCCTCTCCGAGCTCGACCGGCTCGAAGAAGAAGTCGACATCTTTCTGATTGATACCGCGGCGGGCATTTCATCCAACGTGATTTACTTCAACACCGTCGCGCAGGAGATTGTGGTGGTGGCGACCCCAGAGCCGACGTCGATCACCGACGCCTACGCGGTGATGAAGGTGTTGTCCCGGCAGCATCATGAAAAACGATTCAATCTCCTGGTGAACATGGTTCGGGGAGCGCAAGAGGGAAAAGAGATCTTCAAAAAACTCAGCAGAGTCGCCGATCAGTTTCTGGGGGTTGCCGTCGACTATGTCGGCGCCATTCCTTACGATGATTATCTGCGGATGGCGGTCTGCGAGCAGAAGACGGTCGTGGAACGTTATCCGAGCGCCCGGTCAAGTCTTCGATTCGCCGAACTGGCCCGGGAGATCCTTCAGCGTCCGGTCAGCCCGATTCCGAAGGGGAACGTTCAATTTCTCTGGAAGTCGTTTTTGTTCCAGAACACGGAGCGCCCGCGGGCCCCATCCGGCGGGGGGATGAAGGACTAG
- the fliP gene encoding flagellar type III secretion system pore protein FliP (The bacterial flagellar biogenesis protein FliP forms a type III secretion system (T3SS)-type pore required for flagellar assembly.): MTHRLLLRAGIVCALFLICVMAPVSAAETPNGAPSLTINLGDGTPQQMSVVVQILLLLTVLSLAPALIMMVTSFTRIVVVLSFLRHALGTQQSPPNQVLISLALFLTLFVMSPVWQKVNAEALQPYLEQKASQSEALERAADSARGFMLKQVREKDLALFVEMAKLPAPNTPSELPIHVVIPAFMISELRTAFQIGFLIFLPFLIIDIVVASILMSMGMMMLPPVMVSLPFKLILFVLADGWFLVVGSLVKSFA, from the coding sequence ATGACGCATCGGCTTCTCCTCCGCGCCGGGATTGTATGCGCCCTCTTTTTGATCTGTGTTATGGCGCCGGTTTCAGCGGCGGAGACCCCCAACGGAGCTCCCTCCTTGACGATCAACCTGGGAGACGGCACACCCCAGCAGATGTCGGTGGTCGTTCAGATTCTCCTCCTCCTGACGGTCCTCTCTCTGGCCCCGGCCCTGATCATGATGGTCACCTCGTTTACGCGGATCGTGGTCGTCCTCTCCTTTTTGCGGCATGCATTGGGAACGCAACAAAGCCCTCCCAACCAGGTCCTCATCAGCTTGGCCCTTTTTTTAACGCTCTTTGTGATGTCGCCGGTCTGGCAAAAAGTCAATGCGGAGGCGCTTCAACCCTACCTGGAGCAAAAGGCGTCGCAATCGGAGGCGCTCGAGCGGGCGGCCGACTCGGCGCGGGGTTTTATGCTCAAGCAGGTTCGTGAGAAAGACCTCGCCCTTTTCGTCGAGATGGCGAAGTTGCCGGCGCCGAATACCCCCTCCGAGCTCCCGATTCATGTGGTGATTCCGGCCTTCATGATCAGCGAGCTCCGGACCGCTTTTCAGATCGGTTTCCTGATCTTCTTGCCCTTTCTCATCATCGATATCGTCGTGGCGAGCATTTTGATGTCGATGGGGATGATGATGCTTCCCCCCGTTATGGTCTCCCTTCCGTTCAAGCTGATTCTTTTTGTTTTGGCCGACGGGTGGTTTCTCGTCGTGGGGTCTCTGGTCAAGAGCTTTGCGTGA
- the fliR gene encoding flagellar biosynthetic protein FliR, whose protein sequence is MEWVQPLFRYETAFVLILFRVASFLAVLPIMSGRSIPGLIKVSLALAVSLILVPIIPIQPAPPTVSAWVVGLAGEMMIGWVIGLGSRLIFAAVELGGELAGLQMGFGIANVIDPSSSQPVPLIEQFYTLLAVLVFFGIHADHLVLRALVQSFTILPPMTFNPGGAPIGQLVQAAGQLFVMGMRIAIPVTIALLLANVALGIISRVVPQMNVWLMSYPITISLGLLIMGATLSLYVALLQNQMAGLEGTIGGLLLEMKNP, encoded by the coding sequence ATGGAGTGGGTGCAGCCTCTTTTCCGGTACGAGACCGCTTTTGTGCTGATTCTCTTTCGGGTGGCGAGCTTTCTCGCCGTGCTCCCGATCATGAGCGGGCGCAGTATCCCCGGATTGATCAAGGTGTCGTTGGCGCTGGCGGTCTCGCTCATCCTCGTGCCGATCATCCCGATTCAGCCGGCCCCGCCGACGGTCTCCGCCTGGGTCGTCGGTCTGGCGGGAGAGATGATGATCGGGTGGGTCATCGGGCTCGGGTCCCGTCTCATTTTTGCCGCGGTGGAACTCGGCGGAGAGCTCGCGGGCCTTCAGATGGGGTTCGGCATCGCCAATGTCATTGATCCGAGCTCCAGCCAACCGGTTCCATTGATCGAACAGTTTTATACCCTTTTGGCGGTCCTCGTTTTCTTCGGGATCCATGCGGACCATCTGGTCCTTCGGGCGCTGGTTCAAAGCTTCACCATTCTTCCTCCGATGACCTTCAATCCCGGGGGAGCGCCGATCGGGCAACTCGTTCAAGCGGCCGGCCAGCTTTTTGTCATGGGAATGCGGATTGCGATTCCGGTCACCATCGCCCTTTTGCTGGCGAACGTCGCGCTGGGAATCATCTCGCGCGTCGTTCCACAGATGAATGTGTGGCTGATGAGTTACCCGATCACGATCAGCCTCGGTCTTCTGATCATGGGAGCGACCCTCTCTCTCTACGTCGCGCTGCTGCAGAACCAGATGGCCGGCCTGGAAGGAACGATCGGGGGGCTTTTGTTGGAAATGAAAAATCCGTAA
- the flhB gene encoding flagellar biosynthesis protein FlhB has protein sequence MASDDQEKSEKASPKRREEARKKGQVPKSREIHSAALILGGVLGFSITAPMVMSQMRNMMIQTWSALSATPMTESSFYHLAMTHLSGTLWVLIPVMGMLGAIVVAASFGQHGWVWSTEALAPDWSRLNPLKGATKFFSLQAAAELIKTLIKFIAVGALSYVVIRQALPAISTAMQAEISQMPAIAGRMVFKLAMTTGLLIAFLGAGDYLFQWWNLERSLRMTRQEMKEEMRQSEGDPMIRARVRSAQKEMARKRMMADVPKADVILTNPTTLAVALVYQHGKMKAPKVVAKGAGFIAERIREIARQHGVPVIENKPLARALFKAVKIGDSIPSKLYRAVAEILAYVYRMKQKNWRV, from the coding sequence ATGGCATCGGACGATCAGGAAAAAAGCGAAAAAGCGAGTCCAAAACGGCGGGAGGAGGCCCGGAAGAAAGGGCAGGTCCCCAAAAGCCGGGAGATCCATTCCGCCGCGTTGATCCTCGGCGGCGTCCTCGGTTTTTCCATCACCGCTCCGATGGTGATGTCGCAGATGCGGAATATGATGATTCAAACCTGGAGCGCCCTCTCCGCCACGCCGATGACGGAGAGCTCTTTTTATCATTTGGCGATGACCCATCTTTCAGGAACGTTGTGGGTTCTCATCCCGGTGATGGGAATGCTCGGCGCAATCGTGGTCGCCGCCTCCTTCGGGCAGCATGGGTGGGTTTGGTCGACGGAAGCGTTGGCCCCCGACTGGTCTCGGCTCAATCCCTTGAAAGGGGCGACAAAGTTCTTTTCCCTCCAGGCGGCCGCGGAGTTGATCAAAACGCTGATCAAGTTTATTGCCGTCGGCGCGCTTTCGTATGTCGTCATTCGCCAGGCGCTTCCGGCGATCTCCACCGCGATGCAGGCGGAGATCTCTCAAATGCCGGCGATTGCCGGCCGAATGGTTTTTAAATTGGCGATGACGACCGGTCTTCTGATCGCTTTCCTTGGGGCGGGCGATTATCTCTTTCAGTGGTGGAACCTGGAGCGGAGCCTCCGGATGACGCGACAGGAGATGAAGGAGGAGATGCGGCAGAGCGAAGGGGATCCGATGATCCGGGCGCGTGTGCGGAGCGCTCAGAAAGAGATGGCCCGCAAACGGATGATGGCCGACGTGCCGAAGGCCGACGTGATCCTGACCAACCCGACGACCCTGGCGGTGGCCCTCGTGTATCAACACGGAAAAATGAAGGCACCGAAGGTGGTGGCGAAAGGGGCCGGCTTTATCGCGGAGCGGATACGGGAGATCGCCCGTCAACACGGGGTTCCGGTGATCGAGAACAAACCGCTCGCCCGCGCCCTCTTCAAGGCGGTCAAAATCGGCGATTCGATCCCGTCGAAGCTCTACCGCGCCGTCGCGGAAATTTTGGCGTATGTCTATCGCATGAAGCAAAAAAACTGGAGGGTGTAG
- the fliM gene encoding flagellar motor switch protein FliM: MQGRHRESMMAEKILSQEEVDALLKGVSDGKVSTQPAPAPSQGVRPYDFTSRDPIPHGGISGFEFAHERFARFFKATLSSVVRKEIKIQPMPIQVLPFKELMKDAPAPISLNLIKMDPLKGQALIVVKPELLYTLLELLFGGNGQGPGKIAVTEFTPIEQRVIRRFVVMVLEEFQKAWTPLYPFKPSLVRSETNPQFANVMSPGEQVVKISFKLEIEDQKREIILAIPFTSLEPVFEKLVGGFTGTAREVDPEWAARLRAEMADCRVSVTAELGGAVLTVEEITQLAVGDIIILEKGVDEDLEMKVEGRPKFRGHPGLHRGKPAFQITSLIYDRREAQHGR; the protein is encoded by the coding sequence TTGCAGGGCCGACATCGTGAATCGATGATGGCGGAGAAAATATTATCTCAAGAAGAGGTGGATGCCCTTCTCAAAGGCGTTTCCGACGGAAAGGTCAGCACGCAACCTGCGCCGGCGCCGTCTCAAGGGGTCCGGCCGTATGATTTCACCAGCCGCGATCCCATTCCTCACGGAGGAATTTCGGGTTTCGAGTTTGCTCATGAGCGGTTCGCGCGATTTTTCAAGGCCACCCTCTCCTCGGTCGTGCGTAAAGAGATCAAGATTCAGCCGATGCCGATCCAGGTCCTTCCTTTTAAGGAGCTCATGAAAGACGCTCCCGCGCCGATCAGCCTGAACCTGATTAAAATGGATCCGCTCAAAGGACAGGCCTTGATCGTGGTGAAGCCGGAGCTTCTCTATACGCTTCTTGAGCTCCTCTTCGGCGGAAACGGCCAAGGTCCGGGCAAAATCGCCGTCACGGAGTTTACGCCGATCGAGCAACGGGTGATCCGCCGGTTCGTTGTGATGGTTCTTGAAGAATTTCAGAAAGCATGGACGCCGCTTTATCCTTTCAAACCTTCTTTGGTCCGGTCCGAGACCAATCCGCAGTTTGCCAACGTCATGAGCCCCGGCGAGCAGGTCGTCAAGATTTCGTTCAAGCTTGAGATTGAGGATCAGAAACGGGAGATTATCCTTGCGATTCCATTTACCTCTCTTGAACCGGTCTTTGAAAAATTGGTCGGCGGTTTCACCGGAACCGCCCGAGAGGTTGATCCCGAATGGGCCGCGCGTTTAAGGGCGGAGATGGCCGACTGCCGGGTTTCGGTCACAGCCGAGTTGGGGGGGGCGGTTCTGACGGTAGAGGAGATCACCCAGCTGGCGGTGGGGGATATCATTATTCTCGAAAAGGGGGTGGATGAAGATCTGGAGATGAAGGTGGAGGGAAGACCGAAATTTCGAGGCCATCCCGGTCTCCACCGGGGGAAGCCCGCGTTTCAGATCACCTCGCTGATTTACGATCGGAGGGAAGCGCAACATGGCAGATGA